A single Lactuca sativa cultivar Salinas chromosome 8, Lsat_Salinas_v11, whole genome shotgun sequence DNA region contains:
- the LOC111894245 gene encoding uncharacterized protein LOC111894245, which yields MAPTASEVVGKLNLKPHPEGGFFSETFRDTSITLSTSQLPPEYKVDRPISTAIYFLLPSGSVSHLHRIPSAETWHFYLGEPLTILEIDEKDGSLKLTCIGQDIVENQLLQYTVPPNVWFGAFPTKDYEISSSTDNVVVKNPPRDAEEHFSLVGCTVAPAFQFEDFVLAKRSELVSRFPSHESLISLIAFED from the exons ATGGCTCCAACGGCATCAGAAGTCGTCGGAAAGTTAAACCTGAAACCACACCCAGAAGGTGGTTTTTTCTCGGAGACATTCAGAGACACTTCCATTACCCTTTCCACATCTCAACTTCCCCCTGAAT ATAAAGTCGATCGTCCCATCAGTACAGCGATATACTTCTTACTTCCATCTGGGAGCGTCTCCCATCTCCATCGTATCCCAAGTGCAGAAACATGGCACTTCTATTTAGGCGAACCTCTCACG ATACTGGAAATAGATGAGAAAGATGGGAGTTTAAAGTTAACATGCATTGGACAAGATATTGTTGAAAACCAACTGTTGCAGTATACTGTCCCACCAAATGTGTGGTTTGGAGCGTTTCCTACAAAAGATTATGAGATATCATCATCAACAGATAATGTTGTTGTAAAGAATCCACCCAGAGATGCAGAGGAACATTTTTCTCTTGTGGGGTGCACTGTTGCACCTGCTTTCCAGTTTGAGGACTTTGTGTTGGCTAAACGTTCTGAACTTGTTTCTCGTTTTCCTTCTCATGAATCCCTCATCTCTTTGATTGCATTTGAAGATTAG
- the LOC111894247 gene encoding protein LAZ1 homolog 2, with product MFRKMLSEGMSSYMNESTHKDPHTLAVIIAACFVLIALLLSSVLIVQHLKWYTNPEEQKWIVAVLFMVPVYATDSILSLWKPKFALACDILRSCYEAFALYSFGSYLIACLGGERRVIQLLENEKEKLLRKPLLDGKDVRLDLNRTALCKFFRQPRVLGEELLQIEKFGLVQYMILKTLCSFLAMILALVGVYGDGEFKLYYGYPYIAFVINFSQMWALYCLVKFYHVTHERLKPIRPLAKFISFKAIVFATWWQGVGIALLCYLEILPNGGRFQTELQDFLICIEMAIASVAHTFVFSAKQYHYMSVHEYGKLSLQKTKEVVEVDEENPKPTRIEKMETQVEAAGTSVKESVQDIVVEGGQHVVEDVRLTINQAIQPVGKGMTKIQETIHHLSVGDEKQKQEVEVDEYEKDVIEVGPDDKKLEVRVEKDKEEFGRTHLTRENSEVTIEEHKHAVSNSKRKPSY from the exons ATGTTTAGGAAGATGTTATCAGAAGGTATGAGTAGTTATATGAACGAGAGTACACATAAAGATCCCCACACGCTAGCTGTCATTATTGCAGCATGTTTTGTCCTAATAGCATTGCTTCTATCAAGTGTTCTAATTGTTCAGCATCTCAAATGGTATACCAATCCTGAG GAGCAAAAATGGATTGTGGCAGTTCTCTTTATGGTTCCTGTCTATGCCACTGACTCG ATTCTGTCATTGTGGAAACCCAAGTTTGCTCTTGCTTGTGACATCTTAAGAAGTTGCTATGAAGCATTTGCTCTTTATTCATTTGGAAGTTACTTGATTGCCTGTCTTG GTGGTGAAAGAAGAGTGATTCAATTACTTGAAAATGAGAAAGAAAAGCTTCTGAGGAAGCCATTGTTAGATGGGAAAGACGTGAGACTGGATTTAAATAGAACAGCATTATGCAAATTCTTCAGACAACCACGTGTCCTTGGGGAAGAATTGTTACAAATTGAGAAATTTGGACTAGTTCAATAC ATGATATTGAAGACCTTATGTTCATTTTTGGCAATGATACTAGCACTTGTTGGTGTATATGGTGATGGTGAGTTCAAGTTGTACTAtgg GTACCCGTATATTGCGTTTGTTATAAACTTTAGCCAAATGTGGGCGTTATACTGTCTCGTGAAATTCTACCATGTGACTCATGAAAGACTTAAACCAATAAGACCCCTTGCAAAGTTCATCAGTTTTAAAGCCATTGTATTTGCAACTTGGTGGCAAGGTGTCGGGATTGCCTTGTTATGTTACCTTGAAATTCTTCCTAATGGCGGAAGATTTCAAACCGAATTGCAGGACTTTTTGATTTGTATTGAA ATGGCCATTGCATCCGTGGCTCATACTTTTGTATTCTCAGCAAAACAATATCATTATATGTCAGTACACGAGTACGGGAAACTTTCCCTCCAAAAAACAAAAGAAGTTGTGGAAGTAGATGAGGAAAACCCAAAACCTACGCGTATTGAGAAGATGGAGACACAGGTTGAGGCTGCTGGGACCAGTGTCAAAGAAAGTGTTCAGGACATAGTTGTTGAAGGTGGTCAACAT gttgtagaggaTGTTAGACTGACTATAAATCAAGCAATTCAACCTGTCGGGAAAGGCATGACAAAGATCCAAGAGACAATCCATCATTTGTCAGTTGGTGATGAAAAACAGAAACAAGAAGTTGAAGTTGATGAATACGAAAAAGATGTTATAGAAGTGGGGCCCGATGACAAGAAGCTTGAAGTACGGGTCgaaaaagacaaagaagaatTTGGGAGAACTCATTTGACCCGGGAAAATTCAGAAGTTACAATCGAAGAGCACAAGCATGCTGTATCAAATTCTAAAAGAAAGCCAAGTTATTAA
- the LOC111894249 gene encoding uncharacterized protein LOC111894249 produces the protein MSDDNFTTGVEDGLRLAKRIYFGNDRSVAPPKHITPMEKATRSLYPTSPMVYAVISNPAIVDNPDMPSYQPHVHGRCNPPALIPLQMNGISFEVDCYLDTAFVTMSGSWRVHCVMGDESCSCRIAVPMGEEGSILGAEVEVPRITYSTQLAPTEEIGERESVAPPEEGGLLKPHIFTLTVPHVDGGSNVSVKVRWSQKVMYKDGEFILDVPYTFPEYVTPAGKKLPKKEKIQLSINSGLTTEVVCNTTSHPLKERKREPGKLALLYEADVLSWSATDFVYKYHVSTTNSFGSVLLQSPSTLDIDQRDMFALYLFAGPHKGKKMCRKEVVFVVDTSESMKENTIEVTKNAVISAISKLDEEDRFGIMAFNDETHLYSSSLELANKESIGNATQWIDKNFVAAGGTNISMALNQAIEMFSGKSKSVPMVFFITDGSVENERQICEVIKKQLQNKESELAPRINTFGIGSYCNHYFLRMLAMIGRGHYDASYDAESIETGIKSWFSKASSTMLTNIVIDGLDSLDDLQIHPCTIPDLSCERPLILSGRYKGGFPETLKASGILPDMTDFTIDIQGQRANDIPLHKVLAKKQIEFYTAQAWLSNDTELEVKVSKMSVETGIVSEYTRMIMLKTGPPAKKFGKKDADPKTVTEKIKVLHQLGLEFGNITATIENIPPGFLPKLPTQTEMLAAAAGNCCANVFGKCCCMCCVQACSRINNQCSIVLTQFCGFVTCFGCCGWYE, from the exons ATGTCCGACGACAACTTCACGACGGGGGTCGAAGATGGCCTCAGGTTAGCAAAGCGTATATACTTTGGTAATGACCGGTCAGTGGCACCGCCCAAACATATAACGCCGATGGAGAAAGCTACACGATCGCTATACCCCACATCGCCTATGGTTTACGCCGTAATTTCCAACCCAGCCATCGTCGACAACCCTGACATGCCGAGTTACCAGCCTCACGTCCACGGAAGATGTAATCCACCGGCGTTGATTCCTCTTCAGATGAACGGAATTTCGTTTGAGGTGGATTGTTATTTGGATACGGCGTTCGTGACAATGAGCGGTTCCTGGCGGGTTCATTGCGTCATGGGAGACGAAAGCTGCAGTTGTCGAATTGCAGTTCCTATGGGAGAAGAG GGTTCAATTCTAGGTGCGGAGGTGGAAGTACCAAGAATAACATACTCAACTCAACTAGCTCCAACGGAAGAAATTGGGGAAAGAGAAAGTGTAGCGCCACCTGAAGAAGGAGGCCTTCTGAAACCCCACATTTTTACTTTAACAGTGCCACATGTTGACGGTGGTTCAAATGTTTCAGTCAAAGTTCGATGGTCGCAAAAAGTAATGTataaagatggtgagttcatattAGATGTGCCTTATACCTTCCCGGAGTATGTCACCCCTGCCGGAAAAAAACTCCCAAAAAAGGAAAAGATACAACTCAGTATTAACTCTGGTCTCACAACCGAAGTTGTGTGCAACACTACTAGTCATCCACTAAAG GAACGAAAGAGAGAACCAGGGAAGTTGGCTTTATTGTATGAAGCTGATGTTCTTTCATGGTCAGCTACAGATTTTGTATACAAATACCAC GTTTCTACAACGAATTCATTTGGTAGTGTCCTTCTGCAGTCTCCATCAACACTGGATATTGATCAAAGGGATATGTTTGCCTTGTACCTATTTGCAGGACCACATAAGGGTAAAAAG ATGTGCAGGAAAgaagttgtttttgttgttgataCGAGTGAAAGCATGAAGGAAAACACAATTGAGGTTACAAAGAATGCAGTGATATCAGCAATCTCAAAGCTTGATGAAGAGGACCGTTTTGGTATAATGGCATTTAATGATGAGACTCATTTATATTCATCAAGTTTAGAGTTAGCAAATAAGGAATCCATTGGAAATGCAACCCAATGGATTGACAAGAATTTTGTGGCGGCTGGTGGTACAAACATTTCAATGGCTCTAAATCAG GCCATAGAGATGTTTTCCGGGAAAAGTAAATCAGTTCCAATGGTTTTCTTTATTACTGATGGATCTGTTGAAAATGAGAGACAAATCTGTGAAGTTATAAAGAAACAACTACAAAACAAAGAATCAGAATTGGCCCCTCGTATTAACACGTTTGGTATAG GATCATACTGCAATCATTACTTCTTGCGAATGCTTGCAATGATTGGCAGGGGTCATTATGATGCTTCGTACGATGCAG AATCAATTGAAACTGGAATAAAGTCGTGGTTTTCCAAAGCTTCttctaccatgttgaccaacatTGTAATCGACGGTCTAGATAGTCTTGATGATCTACAA ATCCACCCCTGTACAATTCCAGACCTTTCGTGTGAAAGGCCATTAATCCTATCAGGTCGATATAAAGGTGGTTTCCCTGAAACCCTAAAAGCCAGCGGCATTCTTCCCGATATGACCGACTTCACAATCGACATTCAAGGACAACGGGCCAACGACATACCTCTTCACAAA GTGTTGGCGAAAAAACAGATCGAATTCTACACAGCTCAGGCATGGCTTTCAAACGATACAGAGCTGGAGGTGAAGGTCAGTAAAATGAGCGTGGAGACTGGTATTGTGTCAGAATACACTCGTATGATCATGTTAAAAACAGGACCCCCTGCAAAAAAATTCGGGAAAAAGGACGCCGATCCTAAAACAGTAACGGAAAAAATTAAAGTTTTGCATCAATTAGGGCTTGAATTTGGCAACATTACTGCAACAATTGAAAACATTCCTCCCGGTTTCTTACCAAAGTTGCCCACCCAAACGGAGATGCTGGCGGCAGCCGCCGGAAACTGCTGTGCAAATGTGTTTGGCAAATGCTGTTGCATGTGCTGCGTTCAAGCTTGTTCGAGAATCAACAACCAATGCTCCATCGTTTTGACCCAATTTTGTGGTTTCGTAACGTGTTTCGGATGCTGTGGATGGTATGAGTAA